In a single window of the Atlantibacter hermannii genome:
- the macB_5 gene encoding putative outer membrane protein, putative permease, whose amino-acid sequence MLWRMLRQTWGRNLRRKLLAVLTVFLASGLISALLAVSIDIGDKMSRELKSYGANILIEPAGQAALPALFSEQSNPLSGQDFLDEKELPNIKDIFWRNNIVGFAPLLGGEVMLNGKPVNILGTFFNQPVGVPDEEDYRIGQQVVSPYWQVTGAWPQEPVTDTQQTLVGQSLAKRLGLKAGDVLALQGEKTAQRVTVSGILASGGDEDNQLVMPLSIAQTLLGLPGKVQAIRVSALTVPENELSRRARENLDALNAEEYDLWYCTAFVSSIAHQLEEAISGSVVRPIWQVAASEGVVIDKIQLLLAVVTLAALVAAAMGIASLMTSTIMERAKEIGLMKALGARQWQIMLLFYLEAASSGLLGGAAGCVAGWGLAKSIGMMLFDAPLNFAWVVVPCVLVVAVLISLIGTWFPARRIARLYPVEVLYGR is encoded by the coding sequence AATGCTGCGTCAGACCTGGGGGCGCAATCTGCGTCGCAAACTGCTGGCGGTGTTAACGGTATTCCTGGCGTCGGGGCTGATTTCCGCGTTGCTGGCGGTATCGATTGATATCGGGGACAAAATGTCCCGCGAGCTGAAATCCTACGGTGCCAACATTCTCATCGAACCGGCGGGCCAGGCGGCGCTGCCCGCGCTGTTCAGCGAGCAGAGCAACCCGCTCTCCGGGCAGGATTTCCTCGACGAGAAAGAACTGCCGAACATCAAAGACATTTTCTGGCGCAATAACATCGTTGGCTTTGCCCCGCTGTTAGGCGGCGAAGTGATGCTGAACGGTAAACCGGTCAACATACTTGGCACCTTCTTTAATCAGCCGGTGGGCGTGCCGGATGAAGAGGATTACCGCATCGGCCAGCAGGTGGTCAGCCCTTACTGGCAGGTGACCGGTGCGTGGCCGCAGGAGCCGGTGACCGATACGCAGCAAACGCTGGTTGGTCAGAGCCTGGCAAAACGCCTCGGACTGAAAGCAGGGGACGTCCTGGCCTTGCAGGGCGAGAAAACCGCACAACGCGTCACCGTCAGCGGCATTCTGGCCAGCGGCGGCGATGAGGATAACCAACTGGTGATGCCGCTCAGCATTGCCCAGACGCTACTGGGGCTGCCGGGCAAAGTGCAGGCGATCCGCGTTTCGGCGCTCACCGTACCGGAAAACGAACTGTCGCGCCGCGCCAGGGAAAACCTTGATGCGCTGAATGCCGAAGAGTACGACCTCTGGTACTGCACGGCGTTTGTCTCCTCCATCGCCCATCAGCTTGAAGAAGCGATTTCGGGGTCGGTGGTGCGTCCTATCTGGCAGGTGGCGGCCTCGGAAGGGGTGGTGATCGACAAGATCCAGTTGCTGCTGGCGGTGGTGACCCTGGCCGCGCTAGTGGCAGCCGCGATGGGCATCGCCTCGCTGATGACCAGCACCATTATGGAGCGCGCTAAAGAGATCGGCCTGATGAAGGCGCTCGGTGCGCGTCAGTGGCAGATCATGCTGCTGTTTTACCTGGAAGCGGCAAGCAGCGGTTTACTGGGCGGCGCGGCGGGCTGCGTGGCAGGCTGGGGCCTGGCAAAATCTATCGGCATGATGTTATTCGACGCGCCGCTCAATTTTGCCTGGGTGGTGGTGCCCTGTGTGCTGGTGGTGGCGGTGTTGATTTCGTTGATCGGCACCTGGTTCCCGGCACGGCGCATTGCGCGGCTTTACCCGGTGGAGGTGCTGTATGGACGCTAA
- the macB_4 gene encoding ABC transporter ATP-binding protein, which produces MSVSRIPQAVIETRHLYKRFGDVTALDDINLRIAHGEFVAIMGASGSGKTTLMNILTCLDTVSDGQVFLDDTDAAGLDEEAVGGFAPRRLVWSSSSST; this is translated from the coding sequence ATGTCTGTATCGCGCATTCCGCAGGCGGTGATTGAAACCCGCCATCTGTATAAACGCTTTGGCGATGTGACCGCGCTGGACGACATCAACCTGCGCATTGCGCACGGCGAGTTTGTGGCCATCATGGGCGCGTCCGGCTCCGGCAAAACCACGCTGATGAATATCCTGACCTGTCTCGACACGGTGAGCGACGGCCAGGTGTTCCTCGACGACACCGACGCCGCCGGGCTGGATGAAGAGGCCGTCGGCGGTTTCGCGCCGAGAAGATTGGTCTGGTCTTCCAGCAGTTCCACCTGA
- a CDS encoding Cytochrome c produces the protein MRLGMLVLCGLAYVSTSVAATPDYARQFQRDCSGCHGRKADKPAFNKAPPLITLSEQQAVEGMTAIRDAGGSSAAARAKAKLTDEQIKGLVAFIQTQK, from the coding sequence ATGAGACTGGGGATGCTGGTATTGTGTGGGTTGGCGTACGTGTCAACCAGCGTTGCCGCTACGCCGGATTATGCGCGGCAGTTTCAGCGTGACTGTTCGGGCTGCCACGGGCGCAAGGCGGATAAACCGGCGTTTAATAAAGCGCCGCCGCTGATTACGCTCAGCGAGCAGCAGGCAGTGGAAGGGATGACGGCGATCCGCGATGCCGGGGGGAGCAGCGCTGCCGCCAGGGCGAAGGCGAAGCTGACGGATGAGCAGATCAAAGGGTTGGTGGCGTTTATTCAAACGCAGAAGTAG
- the macB_3 gene encoding ABC transporter ATP-binding protein: protein MIFADEPTGNLDEENERRVLALLKDLHRQGRTIVMVTHNPALGQFADRVIRLQHGKYLSEERNHALA, encoded by the coding sequence GTGATTTTCGCCGATGAGCCCACCGGCAACCTGGACGAAGAAAATGAACGCCGGGTACTGGCGCTGTTAAAAGATCTGCATCGCCAGGGGCGCACCATTGTGATGGTCACCCACAACCCGGCGCTCGGCCAGTTTGCTGACCGGGTTATCCGCCTGCAACACGGTAAATATCTGAGCGAGGAACGTAACCATGCGCTGGCGTAA
- a CDS encoding ABC transporter ATP-binding protein, which yields MLAQHYHSVVDESAAKAVLAQVGMEHRMTHLPSPAFRG from the coding sequence ATGTTGGCCCAGCACTATCACAGTGTGGTGGATGAAAGCGCGGCGAAAGCGGTGCTGGCGCAGGTGGGGATGGAACACCGTATGACCCATTTGCCCAGTCCAGCTTTCCGGGGGTGA
- the resA gene encoding thioredoxin-family protein, protein MRWRNLLFILLVALAGCKEEKLALGEPAPQLAAFDSQGHEAKLEAWQGKGVYLNFWSVSCGGCMAEMHTLEKLSQQWGDKLVVVAVNTDNDAVDIAPMLAEHHITYPVVRDQMKITQERYQVIGTPTSFLIDPAGRVIDMHQGARDEQALTATFRKLAGEG, encoded by the coding sequence ATGCGCTGGCGTAATCTGCTCTTCATCCTGCTGGTGGCGCTGGCTGGATGCAAAGAGGAAAAACTGGCGCTGGGCGAACCGGCACCGCAACTGGCGGCCTTCGACAGCCAGGGACATGAGGCGAAGCTTGAGGCGTGGCAGGGTAAAGGCGTGTACCTCAATTTCTGGTCGGTCAGCTGTGGCGGCTGTATGGCGGAGATGCACACGCTGGAGAAACTGAGCCAACAGTGGGGCGATAAGCTGGTGGTGGTGGCGGTCAATACGGATAACGATGCGGTGGATATCGCGCCGATGCTGGCGGAACACCATATCACCTACCCGGTGGTGCGCGATCAGATGAAGATCACTCAGGAGCGTTATCAGGTGATCGGCACGCCGACATCGTTTTTGATTGATCCCGCCGGGCGGGTGATTGATATGCACCAGGGCGCGCGTGATGAGCAGGCGCTGACGGCGACCTTCCGTAAACTGGCGGGGGAAGGCTGA
- a CDS encoding putative ABC transporter permease component: MDAKHSMLWLLVWRALRLRVQRVSVVFAALTVGAAIVTALSAVWFDINAKMSEELRTFGANFYIGPGHGKSMNQTELQPIIDAAPANLINAASPVLYGMARTELEKVVVMGVWFESMPKLAPYWQVTGNWVGVNFDDRNAMVGIKLAERLNLKVGDSVTIIGDEGKKALRVKGLVEAGDATDNMLIVNVDLAQRLLNKPGELNHALLSVNNDLGQVDHYASTLQQQYPQLDIRPIRKVSASEGQVLDKIKGLMGLVSIVILALSSLCVNTTLMAIVGERAKEFALQKALGATHGDIVRQMLAETGLIALAAVVCGWVLGYLLAQLLGMTVFNASIALRLPVLPITLVLSLLVAAAAAIVPVRRAVSVEPAKVLKGE, from the coding sequence ATGGACGCTAAGCATTCCATGCTGTGGTTACTGGTGTGGCGTGCGCTGCGCCTGCGGGTACAGCGGGTCAGCGTGGTATTTGCCGCGCTCACCGTCGGGGCGGCAATCGTCACGGCGCTGTCGGCGGTCTGGTTCGATATCAACGCCAAAATGAGTGAAGAACTGCGCACCTTCGGCGCGAATTTCTATATCGGCCCCGGTCACGGTAAAAGCATGAACCAGACCGAGCTCCAGCCGATCATCGACGCCGCCCCGGCGAACCTGATCAACGCCGCCAGCCCGGTGCTTTACGGTATGGCCCGTACCGAGCTGGAAAAAGTGGTGGTGATGGGTGTGTGGTTTGAATCCATGCCGAAACTGGCGCCGTACTGGCAGGTCACCGGCAACTGGGTGGGTGTGAATTTTGACGATCGTAACGCCATGGTGGGCATCAAACTGGCGGAGCGGCTGAACCTGAAAGTGGGTGACAGCGTCACGATTATCGGCGACGAAGGGAAAAAAGCGTTACGCGTTAAAGGGCTGGTGGAGGCGGGTGACGCCACCGATAACATGTTGATCGTCAATGTCGATCTGGCGCAACGCCTGCTGAATAAACCCGGCGAGCTTAATCATGCCTTACTCAGCGTGAATAACGATCTCGGCCAGGTGGATCACTACGCCAGCACCCTGCAACAGCAGTATCCGCAGCTGGATATCCGTCCAATCCGTAAAGTCTCCGCGTCGGAAGGCCAGGTGCTGGACAAAATAAAAGGTCTGATGGGGCTGGTATCCATTGTGATCCTGGCGCTGTCTTCGCTGTGCGTGAACACCACACTGATGGCCATCGTCGGCGAGCGGGCAAAAGAGTTCGCCCTGCAAAAAGCGCTCGGCGCAACCCACGGCGACATTGTTCGCCAGATGCTGGCAGAAACCGGATTGATCGCTCTGGCGGCGGTGGTCTGCGGCTGGGTGCTCGGATATTTACTGGCGCAGCTGTTAGGCATGACGGTGTTTAACGCCAGCATTGCGCTGCGTTTACCGGTACTGCCGATCACGCTCGTTTTATCGCTTCTGGTCGCCGCTGCGGCGGCCATTGTCCCGGTGCGCCGCGCGGTCAGCGTCGAACCGGCAAAAGTTCTCAAAGGAGAGTAG